In Sphingomonas oryzagri, the genomic stretch AGATCGTCGCGGGTCTTGCCCGCCGCTTCCCACAGGCCGGCATGGGCCGGCAGCGCGCCATAATGCGAACCGAGCGCCCTCAGCCGCCGGTCGAGCAATACGAAATGCATCGCCTCGTCCGCACCGACGCCCAGCCACCCATCGACGAACTCGCGCGGCATCGCCGCGCCGAACCGCCCCGCGCAGTCGAAGGCAAGATCGATCGCGACATATTCGATGTGCGCCAGCGCATGCAGCATGGCGAGACGCGAGCGCTCGGACCCGGCGCGTCCGCGCTTGGGCATCCGGTTGGGTGGCAGCAGTTCGGGCTGATCCGGGCGGGGCGGATCATCCGGCATGACGACATCGAAGCGATGGTCCAGCCCGCTTTGCCGCCAGCGACGCGCGACGGCTCGCGCCGCGAACGCCTTCTCGATCGGATCGGTGGTAAGCAGGACGGCGCGGCAGGCCTCCGCGATCGAGCGCGCCGCCGCCGCTCCGGCCCGTCCCGCCGCGATCACGCGCGCGCCAGCGCCTCGGCCTCGGCGAGCACCGCCCCGGCATGGCCCGGCACCTTCACCTTGCGCCAGATCTTCGCGATCCTTCCCTCGGCATCGATCAGGAAGGTGGCCCGATCGATGCCCATATATTTGCGGCCGTAGAGGCTCTTCTCGATCCACGTGCCGAACGCCTCGCACACCGACCCATCCTCATCGGACGCCAGCGCGACGGTCAGGTTGTGCTTGGCGGCGAACTTCACATGTTTGGCGGGCGGATCCTTGGACACGCCGAGCACGGCGACGCCCGCGCCGTCGAACGCCGCCTTGAGGTGCGAGAAATCCTGCGCTTCGCGCGTGCAGCCAGAGGTGTCGTCCTTCGGGTAGAAATAGAGGACGAGCGGGCGCCCGCGCATCTGCGATAGCGTGAGCGCGCCACCTTCGGGCGTGGTCAGCGTGACGTCGGGCGCCATGTCGCCGGGATTGAGCTGTGCCATCATGCCTCTCCTGCCAGGTTGCCCGCCTGCGCGACGATCGCGCCCCAGGCTTGCCGCACGCTCTGCCGCGCTGCGTCGAGCGCCGCAAGCAGTGCCGGCCAATCGGGAACGCCGCGGGCGCGCACCAGCGCATCCCGCGCGGCCGGACTCGGCTCCTGGGCATCGGGGCTGATCAACCGCAGCGTCACCAGCAAGCGCGCGAGGAGTTCGTAGGCGGGGCGCAGTGTATCCGGCAGCAGGCCCGCTTCGCAGAGGCGCCCGATCGCCACGCGCAGGCGCGGATCGAAGCCGGTGCGGTGAACAAGCTGGGTGACGTGGATCACGAACTCCAGATCGACCAGCCCGCCGTCCATCAGCTTGACGTCGAGCGGCCCCGCCGGCGGTTTGTGGCGCGCCATGTCGCCGCGCATCTTCACGGCGTCGGCGAGAAGCGACGCTTCGTCGCGCTCCCGGCCAAGCGTTCCGTCGATGATCGACTGGAGCGCCGTCCGCGCCTCCCCCGATCCGTAGACGGGGCGCGCGCGGGCGAGCGCCATATGCTCCCACGTCCAGGCGCCCTCGCGCTGGTAGCGGGCGAAACTGTCGAGGCTGACCGCGAGCAGCCCCTGCGTGCCCGATGGGCGCAGCCGCGTGTCCACCTCGTAGAGCGGCCCGGCGGCGGTCGGCACCGAGAGCGCGGCGGTGACGCGCTGGGCGAGGCGATTGAAATACTGGGTCGCGCCGAGCGGCTTCGGTCCGTCCGATTCGGCGAGATGATCGCCGGTGAAGAGATAGACGAGATCGAGGTCGGAGGCATGGGTCAGCGCCGCCCCGCCGAAGCGGCCGAGCGCGAGGATCAGCAGCTCGCCGCCGGGGATGCGGCCATGCGCCCTCTCGAACTCCGCCACCGTCGCGTCCGTCAGCGCGACCAGCGCGCCTTCCGCGATCCGCGAATAGCCCGCCGCCACCTCCAGCGGATCGGACACCGCCGAGACGATCTGCACCCCCTCGGCAAAACGCAGCTCGTTGACGTCGCGCCGCACCCGATCGAGCAGCGCCTGATAATCCTCGCCACCGGCTCCGGCGAAGCGGCGGGTCAGCGTCCCGACATCCGGTGGCGATGCCAATGCGCTGGCGTCGATCAGGCCGTCGATCAGTTCGGGGCGGCGGCCGAGCATCTCGGCGAGCGTCGGGGCGAGGCTCAGCACGTCGCCGACGAGGTGGGCGAGCTGCGGCCGCGCCTCCAGCAGGCGGAACAGGTTGATCGCGCTGGGCAGGCGCGAAAGCATCGCATCGAAGCGGTTGAGCGCGGTCGCCGGATCGGGCGCGCGGCCGAGCGCTGCCACGAGTGGCGGCAGCACCGCCTCCAGCGCCTGCTGCGCGGCGGGCGAACGCAGCGCCCGGATACCGCCGCCGCGCCACCCGGCGATGCGCTGCGCCGCCGTCCCCGCATCGGTGAAGCCGGCCGCCGCGAGCGCCAGTTCGAGCGGCTCGTCCTCGCGCGGCAAGGCGCCGTCCTCAGGCGGATCGAGGCTGTCGTA encodes the following:
- a CDS encoding ferritin-like domain-containing protein, which produces MIAAGRAGAAAARSIAEACRAVLLTTDPIEKAFAARAVARRWRQSGLDHRFDVVMPDDPPRPDQPELLPPNRMPKRGRAGSERSRLAMLHALAHIEYVAIDLAFDCAGRFGAAMPREFVDGWLGVGADEAMHFVLLDRRLRALGSHYGALPAHAGLWEAAGKTRDDLTARLAVVPMALEARGLDVTPMTVARFEAAGDARSARILTRIYTDEIRHVAVGTRWFEFCCANDGQPPAERWQSLISRQFRDIVKPPFNDSARAQAGLTLDYYGTLAALTSSGQTSSRREREGQNSTSG
- the bcp gene encoding thioredoxin-dependent thiol peroxidase — its product is MMAQLNPGDMAPDVTLTTPEGGALTLSQMRGRPLVLYFYPKDDTSGCTREAQDFSHLKAAFDGAGVAVLGVSKDPPAKHVKFAAKHNLTVALASDEDGSVCEAFGTWIEKSLYGRKYMGIDRATFLIDAEGRIAKIWRKVKVPGHAGAVLAEAEALARA
- a CDS encoding bifunctional [glutamine synthetase] adenylyltransferase/[glutamine synthetase]-adenylyl-L-tyrosine phosphorylase yields the protein MSGANATQVRSALERALAHAPYLRRLAGREPDVAAALEQGDCTRALDLCGFSDASGDPVASRLRREKRRLALALAVGDLAGALTLEEVTGHLSRFADRALDRAIEAAIRERTPDAEPRGFVALALGKHGSGELNYSSDIDPILLFDPATLPRRASEEPVEAAVRIARRVVEIMQGTGDGYVFRIDLRLRPSPEATPLAIPVSAAISYYESSALPWERAAFIRARSAAGDIALGQEFLSAIRPFVWRRSLDFGALGEIRALTRRIRNHYEAGQRFGPGYDLKRGRGGIREVEFFAQIHQLIHGGRDPSLRAPATLDALAALGAAGLVGADDVAALSEAYRLYRTVEHRLQMVEDQQTHSLPRDSAALDNVARLDAREDGAALLDALRPHVERVGALYDSLDPPEDGALPREDEPLELALAAAGFTDAGTAAQRIAGWRGGGIRALRSPAAQQALEAVLPPLVAALGRAPDPATALNRFDAMLSRLPSAINLFRLLEARPQLAHLVGDVLSLAPTLAEMLGRRPELIDGLIDASALASPPDVGTLTRRFAGAGGEDYQALLDRVRRDVNELRFAEGVQIVSAVSDPLEVAAGYSRIAEGALVALTDATVAEFERAHGRIPGGELLILALGRFGGAALTHASDLDLVYLFTGDHLAESDGPKPLGATQYFNRLAQRVTAALSVPTAAGPLYEVDTRLRPSGTQGLLAVSLDSFARYQREGAWTWEHMALARARPVYGSGEARTALQSIIDGTLGRERDEASLLADAVKMRGDMARHKPPAGPLDVKLMDGGLVDLEFVIHVTQLVHRTGFDPRLRVAIGRLCEAGLLPDTLRPAYELLARLLVTLRLISPDAQEPSPAARDALVRARGVPDWPALLAALDAARQSVRQAWGAIVAQAGNLAGEA